Part of the Candidatus Hydrogenedentota bacterium genome is shown below.
GCGACAGAGGAGTCTGAAAGTCTCCGAATTCCTTCTTAGAGATCAAAGCCGGGCTCCCATGTTGTCACCAGTCAATACTATCAAGGTCCTTAATGAACCGCCGGGAAAAGTCCTGGTGCTTCTTCTGCTCTTTCTCTCTGTACCTATCGTATGCTTTCAAGAAACCTCTGTAAAAGTCGCGCTTGGTCTGGGCATCGTCTAGCTTCAGCTCGCCGACCTTTTGAACGACACCGTATCCCTGAGCTTCTATTGAGAGACATTCCCAGCTAATGTGCTCAATAGGAATAGGCTCGGTCTCTTTCAGTATCTTCGGCTCGCCAGCTTCCTCCCTATAATCGACAAATATAAAACTAAGCTCATTCCGGTCTTCAAATACCCACTTATGCATCTTTTTTATCGATATCATGTTTGGCGCGTAGTTCTGCCTGTCCACGTTATTACTCTTGACGTTAACGGCGTGGTTAGCTGTTAGCATGAAATCGCCTACGGCCTTCCTTGTGGTAGTATTCTTGCCGTATTTTTGTGCAATCATCTGCTCGACCTTTTCATACGCATCCATGCTGGACAATTCCTCGTTCATATTGACTATTGGGCGCCTTCGTGCTGTTTGCGAGGGCGCATCATACTACCGATATGGAGCCAAGGAGCTCTCGTCTGACGATTGCCGCCCAGCCCGACCATTCAGACACGAATGCCAGAGTGTCGTTCGTGATCGCGAAAGCTTCTCTGATGTTCAGTGTAGCCTAAGCTGCATCACACCTCCAGGATCACTTCAGCACTTTCATGCCGAGCACGTCTTGCTGGGGGGCAGACACTGATGCGCACACCGGAATCACTCCATCGAAGGATGCAGAACTCACTACTCTGCGAACTTGAGATCGCTTGGAACACAGGAAATAACGAACTAGACGTCGTCAAGTCTGTGGTTACACATACTTTCCAGCGCTTTCCGCCGCGTGTCGTCCAGCACTCCACTCTCTGTCGCCCCCAGCTCTCCCGCCGCCTTCTTCGCTAATGCGTACGTATCCGGTGCGCCCTGGGCTTCCCATACGGAACGCGGGCCGCGCACGGCGACGCGTGGCATGAAGTACTCGTCGGAGTGCAGCCACTCGAGCGTGTGTTCGGAGGACAGGTATTCGGCGGCGTGCGGACCGTACTGCACGATGAGGTCTTTGGCGATGGTGTCTTTGTTTACGCGGACGCCCGCGGCGATCCGGCGCGACATCGCGGAAATCTCTTCGTCCATGACGAGTTGCTCGTGCGAGCAGGTCAGCCCCGTAGCGAACATGCCGCAGTTCACAATAAGGTCGTTGCCCGCGCCAACCGCGCAAAACGTACTGAGCGTCTTTTCCCACGCGTTTTGTTCGTCGTGGGCGTGGTTGTCGGAGTTGGGCGCGGTCGTATGCGTCGGCACGCCGTAGAACTTCCCGAGCTGCGCGCCCGCGATGCGGCAAATGGTCGTCTCGCACGAACCGACCAGCGCCGCGCCGGAGCGCATGTCGGAGGTGGTCCACGAGTTTGCGTAGAGCACGCGCGCGCCGGGACGGATCAGTTGCGTCAGCACGATTCCCGACAGGCATTCCGCGTTGTTCATGGTTAGCAGTCCCGCCAGCGTGTACGGCGCGGAGATTCCCGCAATAGGCTCCGGGAGTATCGCCAACGGCACGCCCGCCTCCACGGTATCGCGCAAAGCTTCGAGCACGCTGCCTTCCCAGAACAAGGGACTCGTCGGCGAGAGTTGCGAGATGCCATAGGGTTGCTTGCGCATGTCGCCGGGGTAGATGGCCGTAAGCATTTCAATGACTGTCTTGTTGATACGGCAATTGTCGGTGCTGAAGAAGATCGGCTTCTTGCTGTTTTCAACGCACGCCTTCACGCCGTACAACAGGGTCGTCTCGGGAATGGCGA
Proteins encoded:
- a CDS encoding trimethylamine methyltransferase family protein — its product is MRMPRLEVLSDEEIRDIHKASVELLSECGVQLLSPAMLDFVKSRGLEIDAEKRCVRMTRACIEDALATVPHSFEVYDRDGAYAFTLGGSEPRIAAGHNAVFWVDSESGKTRPSTVADVEMFARICEALPHIDMIGIPVMPQDVAIPETTLLYGVKACVENSKKPIFFSTDNCRINKTVIEMLTAIYPGDMRKQPYGISQLSPTSPLFWEGSVLEALRDTVEAGVPLAILPEPIAGISAPYTLAGLLTMNNAECLSGIVLTQLIRPGARVLYANSWTTSDMRSGAALVGSCETTICRIAGAQLGKFYGVPTHTTAPNSDNHAHDEQNAWEKTLSTFCAVGAGNDLIVNCGMFATGLTCSHEQLVMDEEISAMSRRIAAGVRVNKDTIAKDLIVQYGPHAAEYLSSEHTLEWLHSDEYFMPRVAVRGPRSVWEAQGAPDTYALAKKAAGELGATESGVLDDTRRKALESMCNHRLDDV